Proteins from a genomic interval of Spea bombifrons isolate aSpeBom1 chromosome 4, aSpeBom1.2.pri, whole genome shotgun sequence:
- the UBLCP1 gene encoding ubiquitin-like domain-containing CTD phosphatase 1 → MAEEAPSKGMTLSLIIKWSGQEFPLSALTEEDTVMDLKHSLKTLTGVLPERQKLLGLKYKGKPADNNMKLGVLKLKPNTKIMMMGTREESLEDVLGPPPDNDEVVNDFDIEDEVVEVENREENLAKISRRVKDYKVEVLNPPREGKKLLVLDVDYTLFDHRSCAESGLELMRPYLHEFLTSAYDDYDIVIWSATSMKWIEAKMKELGVSTNANYKITFMLDSAAMITVHTPRRGLIDVKPLGVIWGKYSEFYSKKNTIMFDDIGRNFLMNPQNGLKIRPFMKAHLNRDKDKELLKLSQYLKEIAKLEDLSDLNHKHWERYLAKKQGQ, encoded by the exons ATGGCAGAAGAAGCTCCCTCCAAGGGCATGACGCTGTCTCTGATCATTAAATGGAGCGGCCAGGAGTTCCCCCTGTCAGCCCTGACCGAGGAGGACACAGTAATGGACCTCAAGCACTCACTGAAGACCCTGACTGGGGTCCTCCCCGAGCGCCAGAAACTGCTGGGCCTCAAATATAAGG GTAAACCAGCCGACAACAACATGAAGCTGGGAGTTCTGAAACTCAAGCCGAATACCAAAATCATGATGATGGGCACACGAGAAGAGAGTTTG GAAGATGTGCTGGGACCTCCGCCTGATAATGATGAAGTTGTGAATGACTTCGATATCGAAGACGAAGTTGTAGAGGTGGAAAACCG GGAAGAAAATTTGGCCAAAATATCCCGGCGCGTGAAGGACTACAAAGTAGAAGTTTTAAATCCCCCAAGGGAAGGGAAGAAGCTTCTGGTTCTGGATGTGGATTATACACTCTTTG ACCACCGGTCCTGTGCTGAGAGCGGGTTAGAGTTAATGAGGCCGTATCTCCACGAATTCCTTACCTCTGCGTATGACGACTATGATATTGTAATATGGT CGGCTACCAGTATGAAATGGATTGAAGCCAAGATGAAA gaGTTGGGCGTCAGCACGAATGCCAATTACAAGATAACTTTTATGTTGGATAGCGCAGCCATGATTACTGTGCACACACCTAGAAGAGGCCTAATCGAT GTAAAGCCCCTCGGAGTGATATGGGGAAAATATTCTGagttttacagcaaaaaaaataccataatGTTTGATGATATTGGCCGAAACTTCTTAATGAATCCTCAAAATGGTCTTAAG ATTAGACCCTTCATGAAAGCTCATCTCAACCGGGACAAAGATAAAGAACTCTTAAAACTATCTCAGTACCTTAAAGAAATCGCAAAATTAGAGGACCTCTCAGATCTGAATCATAAACATTGGGAAAG ATATCTTGCAAAGAAGCAAGGTCAATGA